A single genomic interval of Zunongwangia sp. HGR-M22 harbors:
- a CDS encoding alkene reductase, giving the protein MSKQPLLEEYNLNGLKLPNRVVMAPMTRTRADNEENSPREEYEAEYYAQRASAGLIITEGSPINDKAIGYINVPGIYKPAQIEGWKKVTRKVHQENGRIFIQLWHVGRMSHPDFHNGEKPLAPSAINPDAQAFTADGFKDTVTPKEMTIDEIEQTIEDFKTAAKNAMDAGFDGVEIHSSNGYLLHQFFNATSNTRTDEYGGTIENRAKILFEVIDAIKEVMPEQKIGLRLNPSLDGLFGMTLDKETIPTFDYIVNKLNEYDLAYVHLSEPFTDVSGNEFAVTEIAKHYRPLYKGTLIINAGFDQESGNDVIKKGNADLVAYGKPYISNPDLVERFEKDVALTDWDKDTFYTTGKEGYLDYPIKARD; this is encoded by the coding sequence ATGAGTAAACAACCACTATTAGAAGAATATAATCTGAATGGCTTAAAATTACCAAATCGTGTGGTAATGGCGCCCATGACGCGTACTCGCGCAGATAATGAAGAAAACTCACCGCGTGAAGAATATGAAGCTGAATATTATGCGCAACGCGCTTCAGCAGGTTTAATTATCACTGAAGGATCTCCAATTAACGACAAAGCAATTGGATATATAAATGTTCCTGGGATTTATAAACCTGCACAAATTGAAGGATGGAAAAAAGTAACCCGTAAAGTTCATCAGGAAAACGGGCGAATATTTATCCAATTATGGCATGTAGGAAGGATGTCGCATCCAGATTTTCATAATGGAGAAAAACCATTAGCACCATCTGCCATAAATCCAGATGCGCAGGCTTTTACTGCAGATGGTTTTAAAGATACCGTTACTCCTAAGGAAATGACTATTGATGAAATTGAGCAAACTATAGAAGATTTTAAAACAGCGGCAAAGAATGCAATGGATGCAGGCTTTGACGGTGTAGAAATTCATTCTTCTAATGGTTATTTATTGCATCAGTTTTTTAATGCGACCTCGAATACCAGAACAGATGAATACGGCGGAACGATAGAAAATCGTGCTAAAATTCTTTTTGAAGTTATTGATGCGATTAAAGAAGTAATGCCAGAACAAAAAATTGGATTGCGTTTAAATCCCTCTCTAGATGGTTTATTTGGGATGACGTTGGATAAAGAAACGATTCCTACTTTCGATTATATCGTAAACAAATTAAACGAATATGATCTTGCCTATGTTCATTTATCGGAACCTTTTACCGATGTTTCAGGTAATGAATTTGCGGTTACTGAAATTGCTAAACATTACAGACCATTATATAAAGGTACTTTAATTATTAATGCAGGTTTCGATCAGGAATCTGGAAATGATGTAATTAAAAAAGGCAATGCCGATTTGGTAGCCTACGGAAAACCATATATTTCTAATCCAGATTTAGTGGAAAGATTCGAGAAGGATGTAGCGCTTACCGATTGGGATAAAGATACTTTTTATACAACTGGAAAAGAAGGTTATTTGGATTATCCAATTAAGGCGAGAGATTAA
- a CDS encoding FAD/NAD(P)-binding protein: MKKIAIIGGGACGSAALIELIIQSITAKLQDQISFVLIERKEKAGYGLAFGSKQRSHILNTQADLMGIYANEPAHFAEWLKENGRKYRDDVKSESDEDNAYTSRLLYGHYVSQQLKETIEKAKKHNIKVERIKDEAYNIDKLENEKLLIHLSSENTVEVDEVLLAPGTPKPNIFSHFKDNPNYIDFPWPTKRLLEKTNKNDHVGVLGSSLSAIDSVMTLIDNGHEGKITMFSPDGMLPRVQPDENKGFERKYLTLANLHKIKREKGHAPRAKDLFRLFIKDIEAAEGKSLDWSSFNRDSKDQLPLLEHDIKVAEKGGDSLSNMAYSMRYDTSTIWSWMSLHEQIIFTKWLGRHWTITRHAIPLYNARRLSKLLKEGKLDIISQNKKVEFIKDKNCFSIATGLDGVFELDKLVNATGSAGRLEEMDNVLVQNLLKKKYLKPHPIGGAVINPHTMQCISEAGGEHIYGVGHLINGMLMDVNAVWFNVKTIARLASEIIFKTTSNGHV, translated from the coding sequence ATGAAAAAAATCGCTATTATTGGTGGTGGTGCTTGTGGATCGGCTGCTCTTATCGAACTTATTATCCAAAGTATCACCGCCAAATTACAAGATCAAATTTCCTTTGTACTTATTGAACGTAAGGAAAAAGCAGGATATGGTTTAGCCTTTGGATCTAAGCAACGTAGCCATATTTTAAATACGCAAGCCGACCTGATGGGAATATATGCTAACGAACCGGCACATTTTGCGGAATGGTTAAAGGAAAACGGCAGAAAATATAGAGACGATGTTAAAAGTGAGAGTGATGAAGATAATGCTTATACCAGCAGATTGCTATATGGCCATTATGTTTCGCAGCAATTAAAAGAAACCATCGAAAAAGCAAAAAAGCATAATATAAAGGTAGAACGTATTAAAGATGAAGCTTATAATATAGACAAACTGGAAAATGAAAAACTGCTTATTCATCTAAGTAGCGAAAACACAGTTGAAGTTGACGAAGTTTTGCTAGCTCCGGGAACTCCGAAACCAAACATATTCAGTCATTTTAAAGACAATCCAAATTACATAGATTTTCCATGGCCCACAAAGCGCTTGTTAGAAAAAACTAATAAGAACGATCATGTTGGTGTTTTAGGAAGTAGCCTTAGTGCTATCGATTCGGTAATGACTTTAATCGATAACGGTCATGAAGGTAAAATCACCATGTTTTCTCCAGATGGTATGCTACCCAGAGTTCAACCAGATGAAAACAAAGGTTTTGAACGTAAATATTTAACCCTTGCTAACCTCCATAAAATAAAAAGAGAAAAAGGACATGCACCAAGAGCTAAAGACTTATTTCGTTTATTTATAAAAGATATTGAAGCTGCCGAAGGTAAATCGCTAGATTGGAGTTCTTTTAATCGGGATTCTAAAGATCAACTTCCCTTATTAGAACATGATATTAAAGTTGCTGAAAAAGGTGGAGATTCATTATCGAACATGGCATATTCAATGCGTTACGATACTTCTACCATTTGGAGTTGGATGAGCTTACATGAGCAAATAATTTTCACAAAATGGCTGGGTAGACACTGGACGATTACTAGGCACGCAATACCACTCTACAATGCTAGAAGGCTGTCTAAACTCTTGAAAGAAGGCAAGCTTGACATTATATCGCAAAACAAAAAGGTAGAATTTATTAAAGATAAAAATTGTTTTAGCATCGCTACAGGATTAGATGGAGTTTTCGAGCTTGATAAACTTGTAAACGCTACCGGTAGCGCCGGAAGATTAGAAGAAATGGACAATGTACTTGTACAAAATCTTTTAAAGAAAAAATACCTAAAACCTCATCCAATTGGTGGCGCAGTAATTAACCCGCATACTATGCAGTGCATATCTGAAGCTGGAGGAGAACATATTTATGGTGTAGGCCATCTGATAAATGGCATGTTGATGGATGTAAATGCCGTTTGGTTTAATGTAAAAACAATAGCTCGCCTAGCCTCAGAAATTATATTCAAAACAACTTCTAATGGACACGTTTAA
- a CDS encoding M1 family metallopeptidase codes for MKKSILTASLGLLFLGKFAIGQELYIPRDVKEAYENKTRSKTGKPGDNYWQNSAKYKINLEVNPPNRSVKASEEITYTNHSPDTLNSLNFKLILNNHKPGVPRLGMVSEDYMTSGIHIDSYSENGNQKEWNSKNDGTNKMIKLDTPLKPGESIDLSINWHFDISKQSGREGAILENTFYLAYFYPRVAVYDDYMGWDTMTFFGMQEFYNDFNDYEISINVPEDFIVWATGDLQNPDKVLQKKYAKKLEKSMTSDKVIRIATPEDLKKKEITKEGNNSWKWKASNITDVAIAISNEYNWDAASVVVDSTTNRRVSVQAAYDDVSEDFKEMVDYGQHALNWFSFNYPGVPYPYSKSTLVRGHGDMEYPMMVNDNSHEDPDMARFVAEHEIAHTYFPFYMGTNETRFGFMDEGWATTLEHLIGIEDLGKEKAVESFKNFRVRRWIGDNNMEQDVPIITPSNILSGSVYRNNSYGKAALGYLALKDLLGEEVFKKALQGYMERWNGKHPIPWDFFYSINDISGENLNWFWDSWYFSPNYIDFKIEDVNQQNNSVEVSVTNVGGMPAPFDVKLTYNDGSTKRVHQKSTIWENAENKTSIKIATEKEVKAVAIEGGIWMDATPDNNTWEK; via the coding sequence ATGAAAAAATCAATTTTAACAGCATCACTAGGTTTACTATTTCTTGGAAAGTTTGCAATAGGACAAGAATTGTATATACCAAGAGATGTTAAAGAAGCCTACGAGAATAAAACACGTAGCAAAACAGGAAAACCAGGAGATAATTATTGGCAAAATTCAGCAAAATATAAAATTAATTTAGAAGTTAATCCACCAAATCGCAGTGTAAAAGCTTCCGAAGAAATAACTTATACTAATCATAGTCCTGACACTCTAAATTCGTTAAATTTTAAACTAATTCTGAATAACCATAAACCCGGAGTTCCGCGTTTAGGAATGGTTTCAGAAGATTATATGACTAGCGGAATTCATATCGATTCATATTCAGAAAATGGCAACCAAAAAGAATGGAATTCCAAGAACGACGGCACTAATAAAATGATCAAACTGGATACTCCGCTTAAACCTGGCGAAAGTATAGACTTAAGCATTAACTGGCATTTTGATATTTCTAAGCAGAGTGGGAGAGAAGGTGCTATTTTAGAAAACACGTTCTATCTGGCCTATTTTTATCCTAGAGTTGCGGTTTACGATGATTATATGGGCTGGGATACGATGACTTTCTTCGGAATGCAGGAATTTTACAACGATTTTAATGATTACGAAATCAGCATTAATGTTCCAGAAGATTTTATTGTGTGGGCTACAGGAGATTTACAAAATCCAGATAAAGTACTTCAGAAAAAATATGCGAAGAAACTCGAAAAATCAATGACAAGCGATAAAGTAATTCGAATTGCGACGCCTGAAGATCTTAAGAAAAAAGAAATTACTAAAGAAGGAAATAATAGCTGGAAATGGAAAGCTTCAAATATTACCGATGTTGCCATCGCTATAAGCAATGAATATAATTGGGATGCAGCAAGCGTTGTAGTCGATTCTACTACTAATCGCCGGGTAAGTGTACAGGCTGCTTACGATGATGTTTCAGAAGATTTTAAAGAAATGGTAGATTATGGACAGCATGCGTTAAACTGGTTTTCTTTCAATTACCCGGGCGTTCCATATCCATATTCCAAATCGACCTTAGTACGCGGCCATGGAGACATGGAATATCCAATGATGGTTAACGATAATTCTCATGAAGATCCAGATATGGCTCGTTTTGTTGCCGAACATGAAATCGCACATACCTATTTTCCTTTTTATATGGGAACCAACGAAACTCGCTTTGGTTTTATGGACGAAGGTTGGGCAACTACACTAGAACATTTAATCGGAATCGAAGATCTAGGAAAAGAAAAGGCGGTAGAGAGTTTTAAAAATTTTAGAGTACGTAGATGGATTGGTGATAATAATATGGAGCAGGATGTGCCGATTATAACACCTTCCAATATTTTAAGCGGATCGGTTTATAGAAATAATTCCTACGGAAAAGCGGCTCTTGGTTATCTTGCACTAAAAGATTTATTAGGTGAAGAAGTTTTCAAAAAAGCATTGCAAGGATATATGGAACGCTGGAATGGTAAACATCCAATCCCTTGGGATTTCTTTTATAGCATAAATGATATTAGTGGTGAAAACCTAAATTGGTTTTGGGATAGCTGGTATTTTAGTCCTAACTATATTGATTTTAAGATTGAAGATGTAAACCAGCAAAATAACTCAGTTGAAGTTAGCGTAACCAATGTTGGTGGAATGCCGGCACCTTTTGATGTAAAACTGACTTATAACGATGGAAGTACCAAAAGAGTTCATCAAAAATCTACAATTTGGGAAAATGCGGAAAATAAAACTTCTATAAAAATTGCTACGGAAAAAGAAGTAAAAGCTGTAGCGATCGAAGGCGGTATTTGGATGGATGCTACACCAGATAATAATACTTGGGAAAAGTAA
- a CDS encoding zinc-binding alcohol dehydrogenase family protein → MKAIGITKSLPTSDKNCFIAFETEKPMPEDYDLLVKIHAVSVNPVDYKVRQSAAKDEELDEPKILGWDAAGIVEAVGSEVSNFKVGDEVYYSGEYGRPGCNAEFQLVDSRIAGHKPSNLSFAEAAAMPLTSLTAWEAIFDRLRLQKNGESGKKLLIIGGAGGVGSIAIQIAKKLTNIEVIATASREETSDWCKKLGADVIINHHELIQQMESANISEIDFILNFSDTDMHWDAMAKLIKPQGQICSIVENKDPLDLNKLKNKSASFHWEFMFTRSLFKTEDMIAQHKILEELRLLFEEGTLKSTINKTFEGLDTGVFREVHEFQESGKSIGKNVISYI, encoded by the coding sequence ATGAAAGCTATAGGAATAACGAAGTCTTTACCAACATCAGATAAAAATTGTTTTATCGCATTTGAAACTGAAAAACCAATGCCAGAAGATTATGATCTTTTGGTTAAAATACATGCGGTTTCTGTAAACCCGGTAGATTACAAAGTACGCCAAAGCGCTGCTAAAGATGAAGAATTGGACGAACCTAAGATTCTGGGGTGGGATGCAGCCGGTATTGTTGAAGCAGTTGGAAGCGAAGTTTCTAATTTTAAAGTTGGGGATGAAGTTTATTATTCGGGAGAATACGGAAGACCAGGTTGTAATGCAGAATTTCAGTTGGTTGATTCTCGAATTGCAGGACATAAACCTTCTAATTTATCTTTTGCTGAAGCCGCAGCGATGCCATTAACATCTCTTACTGCCTGGGAAGCAATTTTTGATCGTTTACGCCTACAAAAAAATGGAGAAAGCGGTAAAAAATTATTGATTATCGGTGGCGCTGGCGGTGTTGGATCTATCGCTATACAAATTGCTAAAAAATTGACTAATATTGAAGTGATCGCTACCGCATCTCGAGAAGAGACCAGTGATTGGTGTAAGAAGTTAGGAGCAGATGTTATTATTAATCATCATGAACTCATTCAGCAAATGGAATCAGCAAATATTAGTGAAATTGATTTTATTCTGAATTTTTCTGATACCGATATGCATTGGGATGCTATGGCAAAATTAATCAAACCACAGGGCCAAATTTGTTCGATCGTAGAAAATAAAGATCCGTTAGATTTAAACAAACTTAAAAATAAGAGTGCCTCTTTTCACTGGGAATTTATGTTTACGCGTTCTCTTTTTAAAACTGAAGATATGATCGCCCAGCATAAAATATTGGAAGAATTACGACTTTTATTTGAAGAAGGAACTTTAAAATCCACAATCAACAAGACTTTTGAAGGACTAGACACCGGTGTTTTTAGAGAAGTCCATGAATTTCAGGAAAGCGGAAAATCAATTGGCAAAAATGTGATTAGTTATATTTAA
- a CDS encoding LysR family transcriptional regulator, giving the protein MFDFKLHVFQNVASRLSFSKAAEDLHITQPAVTKHIRQIEAHFNQKLFVRKGNSIALTTAGKLLLSHTKLIFQQYEKAEFDMNSLIDKNEGTLRIAASTTIAQYILPEVLAKFHQKFPKIKIHLLNMNTEKVEKAVMNNSVELGFIEGQSKNRELSYQAFLKDEIVLVVDKSHLSAKLNQISISELKHIPLVLREKGSGTREVILKAFQHKNLKTEDLNIEIELGSSESIKSYLSNGHSASFLSVNTVLKELKHGDVYILDIENLQITRDFFFIQQQGHHSKLNAVFLKFLQHHYNF; this is encoded by the coding sequence ATGTTTGATTTTAAATTACATGTATTTCAAAATGTAGCATCACGGTTAAGCTTTTCTAAAGCTGCTGAAGATCTTCATATTACTCAACCGGCTGTTACTAAGCATATTAGGCAAATAGAAGCTCATTTTAACCAAAAGCTTTTTGTTAGAAAGGGCAATAGTATAGCGCTTACCACTGCGGGAAAACTTTTATTATCACATACTAAACTTATTTTCCAGCAGTATGAAAAAGCTGAATTTGATATGAATTCCCTAATAGATAAAAACGAAGGAACGCTTAGAATTGCTGCAAGTACCACTATCGCACAGTATATCTTACCCGAGGTTTTAGCCAAATTTCATCAAAAATTCCCAAAAATCAAGATTCATTTATTGAATATGAATACCGAAAAAGTAGAAAAGGCGGTTATGAATAATTCGGTAGAGTTGGGCTTTATTGAGGGACAATCCAAAAACCGGGAATTATCCTATCAGGCATTTTTAAAAGATGAGATTGTTCTTGTAGTGGATAAATCTCATCTTTCAGCCAAACTTAATCAGATTTCAATTTCAGAATTAAAACATATTCCCCTTGTTTTAAGAGAGAAAGGCTCGGGTACAAGAGAGGTTATTTTAAAAGCTTTCCAACATAAAAATCTTAAAACAGAGGATTTAAATATCGAAATAGAGTTAGGTAGCTCAGAAAGTATAAAATCGTATTTATCGAACGGGCATAGCGCTAGTTTTTTAAGTGTAAATACGGTTTTAAAAGAATTAAAACACGGAGACGTTTACATTTTGGATATTGAAAATCTTCAAATAACCCGTGATTTCTTTTTTATTCAGCAACAAGGACATCACTCAAAATTGAATGCTGTTTTTCTAAAATTTCTACAGCATCACTATAACTTTTAG
- a CDS encoding Crp/Fnr family transcriptional regulator gives MSQLILDHVSKIIDLTEEEKAEFLSILTPVKHAKKDLLIRDGEFVHHNYFVVKGCLRAFYRDDFENEANLQFAMEDWWISDYEALLEGIPARLNVECLEDCELIAIHRDAQEELYRRIPKFERFFRIKVTKSFIALRCRIMSSLQKSSKERYLEFYDRFPELENRIANYHVANYLGIKPESLSRIRKELI, from the coding sequence ATGAGTCAACTAATTCTTGATCACGTTTCTAAAATTATTGATCTTACTGAAGAAGAAAAGGCCGAATTTTTAAGCATTCTAACTCCAGTGAAGCATGCTAAAAAAGATCTTTTAATTAGAGACGGAGAATTTGTGCATCATAATTACTTTGTGGTTAAAGGATGTCTGCGAGCTTTTTATCGTGATGATTTTGAGAATGAAGCTAATCTTCAATTTGCTATGGAAGACTGGTGGATTAGTGATTATGAAGCGCTTTTAGAAGGTATTCCCGCAAGATTAAATGTAGAATGTCTTGAAGATTGCGAGTTAATAGCCATTCATAGAGATGCGCAAGAAGAACTCTATAGGCGTATCCCTAAATTTGAACGATTTTTTAGAATTAAAGTAACCAAATCGTTTATAGCGCTACGTTGCAGAATAATGTCCAGCCTTCAAAAAAGCAGTAAAGAACGTTATTTAGAATTTTACGATCGTTTTCCTGAATTAGAAAATAGAATTGCAAATTATCATGTCGCTAACTATTTAGGTATTAAACCTGAAAGTTTAAGTAGAATTAGGAAAGAGCTCATATAG
- a CDS encoding AEC family transporter, with protein sequence MDTFKSLYSSLLPYLCCIPVGYFISKKEWIPKAWIHKPLLFVLLPILVIDHVLNAEFSNLLILASISFLLAFLMIFPAILVDKWLDNSGDINILKSGFSYFNVAFFGIPTVKSLFGEEAVTTLICIYVGTALYGNIVGYIQVAKSKFGTKQAIIEVLKIPFIYIIILALVLKGFKVETPEAVKSVVEVMGTVVSVMGMLIIGMNLTNIEFKSLDWKYYAKVLGVRAIAAILITAALIGLEYWLIDGLEQKERQVMALIGLFPIAANLAVFASFLKSQEKQSALLIVFSMILSLVLVPLGAMIFGGN encoded by the coding sequence ATGGACACGTTTAAATCTTTATATTCAAGTTTATTACCCTATTTATGCTGCATTCCTGTAGGTTATTTTATTAGCAAAAAAGAATGGATTCCTAAAGCATGGATCCATAAACCTTTACTATTTGTTTTATTACCAATTTTAGTAATAGACCATGTTCTTAATGCAGAATTTTCTAATTTATTAATATTAGCCAGTATTTCATTCTTATTGGCTTTTTTAATGATTTTTCCGGCTATTTTAGTAGACAAATGGCTAGATAATTCTGGTGATATTAATATCTTAAAAAGCGGTTTTTCTTATTTTAATGTCGCATTCTTCGGGATCCCTACGGTAAAATCTTTATTTGGAGAGGAAGCAGTGACCACACTAATATGCATTTATGTAGGGACCGCGCTCTACGGAAACATTGTAGGTTATATTCAGGTTGCAAAATCCAAATTCGGAACTAAACAGGCTATTATTGAAGTCTTAAAAATTCCGTTTATATACATTATAATTTTAGCATTAGTATTAAAAGGCTTTAAGGTAGAAACACCTGAAGCGGTAAAGTCGGTAGTTGAGGTTATGGGAACTGTAGTTTCTGTGATGGGAATGCTAATTATTGGAATGAATTTAACGAATATCGAGTTTAAATCTTTAGACTGGAAATACTACGCTAAAGTTCTTGGGGTAAGAGCAATTGCGGCTATCCTTATCACGGCAGCTTTGATAGGATTAGAATACTGGCTTATTGATGGATTGGAGCAAAAGGAGCGTCAGGTAATGGCGCTAATTGGTCTTTTCCCCATTGCTGCTAATCTCGCTGTTTTTGCTTCTTTTCTGAAATCACAAGAAAAACAATCGGCGTTACTTATTGTATTTTCAATGATTTTATCGCTAGTTCTGGTGCCTTTAGGAGCGATGATATTTGGGGGAAATTAA
- a CDS encoding BRCT domain-containing protein, translating to MTTETIIIVTYVLIFLLISFLVIQHLSEENKESKKKKIKTLAEEFEGQKVLIDGKLNEDYSKIKEILKRFNVEVQHKMSTKTGILITGKNPDDFVVEEAKSFGTKIYSEASFLELYYAPKFMLKSKLKSMQRATVKVKI from the coding sequence ATGACAACCGAAACCATAATTATTGTAACCTATGTATTGATTTTTCTATTAATCTCATTCTTAGTGATTCAGCATTTATCTGAAGAAAATAAAGAATCAAAAAAGAAGAAAATTAAAACTTTAGCTGAAGAATTTGAAGGACAGAAAGTGTTGATCGACGGAAAATTAAACGAAGATTATTCTAAAATTAAAGAAATATTGAAGCGATTTAATGTAGAAGTACAACACAAAATGTCTACTAAAACGGGGATTTTAATCACGGGTAAAAATCCTGATGATTTTGTTGTTGAAGAAGCTAAATCTTTCGGAACTAAAATTTATAGCGAAGCTTCGTTTCTTGAACTTTACTATGCGCCTAAATTTATGCTGAAAAGCAAACTGAAATCTATGCAACGAGCAACCGTTAAGGTTAAAATTTAA
- a CDS encoding pyridoxal phosphate-dependent aminotransferase, with protein sequence MSLNRREWLKRGALAMGVAAVTPVDLWANAVSDAHAKNTKFLYNYSNSFDEYTPPRFPDLKTVKARLVWNENPHGPSKMAAEAFQKAVTEGNHYSWGALGALVKQIAEYEGVEPANVMMGPGSSDLLEKTAIVKFQHGGNVVSADPSYMSLVSVAKAAGGNWKAVKLTEDYQHDLKAMEKAIDKDTKLVYITNPNNPTATMTDTEVLKDFCKRVSKKVPVFIDEAYIELSPGGLNSSMASLVADGYDVFVARTFSKIHGMAGLRVGYMLGNKESLKEMNEITRGGMGLTGPSIEAASASMKDEAYLSDCKAKIEEARNYTTSYLESRGMDYMPSSTNFVIFPINMDGDEFLEKIYEKKVVVRAFKFWDQDWCRVSMGTMKEMKYFTEAIDEILV encoded by the coding sequence ATGAGTCTTAACAGAAGAGAATGGCTAAAAAGAGGCGCGCTTGCGATGGGAGTTGCTGCAGTAACGCCGGTAGATCTTTGGGCAAATGCCGTTTCTGATGCACATGCAAAAAACACTAAATTTCTATACAATTATAGTAACTCGTTCGACGAGTATACCCCTCCCCGATTTCCTGATCTTAAAACAGTAAAAGCAAGATTGGTTTGGAATGAAAATCCTCATGGTCCTTCTAAAATGGCTGCGGAAGCTTTTCAAAAGGCAGTTACAGAGGGGAATCATTATTCTTGGGGTGCTTTAGGAGCATTGGTAAAGCAAATTGCTGAATATGAAGGTGTCGAGCCAGCAAACGTTATGATGGGGCCGGGATCTTCAGATTTATTAGAAAAAACGGCCATTGTGAAATTTCAGCATGGCGGAAATGTAGTAAGTGCAGATCCAAGTTATATGTCACTGGTTAGTGTTGCAAAAGCAGCCGGCGGAAATTGGAAAGCGGTGAAACTTACCGAGGATTATCAGCATGATCTAAAGGCTATGGAAAAGGCTATTGATAAAGACACCAAACTTGTCTATATCACAAATCCTAACAATCCAACGGCTACTATGACCGATACCGAAGTTCTTAAAGATTTTTGTAAGCGAGTTTCTAAGAAAGTACCGGTATTTATTGATGAAGCCTACATAGAACTCTCTCCTGGCGGACTCAACTCTAGCATGGCGTCGCTAGTTGCAGACGGTTATGATGTTTTTGTAGCCAGAACTTTCTCTAAAATTCACGGAATGGCCGGGCTTCGCGTTGGATATATGTTAGGAAACAAAGAGTCTTTAAAAGAAATGAATGAGATTACTCGCGGCGGGATGGGATTAACTGGGCCTAGCATTGAAGCTGCTTCAGCAAGTATGAAAGATGAAGCCTACCTTAGCGATTGTAAAGCCAAAATAGAAGAAGCCCGAAATTATACAACGTCATATCTTGAAAGTCGTGGGATGGATTATATGCCTTCTAGTACCAACTTTGTAATTTTCCCTATAAATATGGATGGCGATGAATTTCTAGAAAAAATTTACGAAAAGAAGGTTGTTGTTCGTGCTTTTAAGTTTTGGGATCAGGATTGGTGCCGTGTAAGTATGGGAACCATGAAAGAGATGAAATATTTTACTGAAGCTATTGATGAAATTCTAGTCTAG
- a CDS encoding YeiH family protein produces the protein MKISIHQIVFLLFCMACFFPMVNPPIALALGIIYAQLAKNPFQQKTQSSINWLLKLSVIGLGFGMNIDKALAAGKDGFFFTIISISLTIGLGILVGKIFKIDKKITKLISSGTAICGGSAIAAVSPIIKADPKQISIAIGCVFLLNSIALFLFPAIGHFFNMSQHQFGIWSAIAIHDTSSVIGAAQVYGNEALEIATTVKLARALWILPVSFLFALSSHTPFKKIKIPYFIGLFILAILVNTYIPNIAILSPKIVSISKIGLTLVLFLIGSGLHYKSFKRVGVRPVFLAIIIWIFISVISFIGIMEIIK, from the coding sequence ATGAAAATTTCAATTCATCAGATCGTTTTTCTGCTTTTCTGCATGGCCTGCTTCTTTCCGATGGTAAATCCGCCAATAGCTTTAGCTCTCGGTATTATTTACGCGCAGTTGGCTAAAAATCCTTTTCAGCAAAAAACACAATCGAGCATAAACTGGTTATTAAAATTATCGGTTATCGGCCTTGGTTTTGGAATGAATATCGACAAAGCTTTAGCAGCAGGTAAAGACGGCTTCTTTTTTACGATAATTTCAATTAGCTTAACCATAGGTTTGGGAATTTTAGTTGGTAAGATTTTTAAAATCGATAAAAAAATAACAAAACTTATAAGTTCTGGAACTGCTATTTGCGGTGGAAGCGCTATTGCCGCGGTTTCTCCAATAATAAAAGCTGACCCAAAACAGATTTCTATTGCAATTGGTTGTGTTTTTCTTTTAAATAGTATTGCTCTGTTTCTTTTTCCGGCAATAGGACATTTTTTTAATATGAGTCAGCATCAATTTGGTATTTGGAGTGCCATTGCCATTCACGATACGAGCTCTGTTATTGGCGCAGCGCAAGTATACGGAAACGAAGCTCTAGAAATTGCGACTACCGTGAAATTAGCACGTGCTCTATGGATTTTACCGGTTTCATTTTTATTTGCATTAAGCAGTCATACCCCATTTAAAAAAATCAAGATTCCCTATTTTATAGGTTTATTCATTTTAGCGATTTTGGTGAATACATATATTCCAAATATAGCGATACTGTCGCCCAAAATTGTTTCTATATCTAAAATAGGATTAACGCTAGTTCTTTTTTTAATAGGTAGCGGATTGCATTACAAAAGTTTTAAAAGAGTAGGAGTTCGACCTGTTTTTTTAGCCATAATTATATGGATTTTTATTAGCGTAATTTCGTTTATTGGAATTATGGAAATTATCAAATAA